One Cryobacterium psychrophilum DNA segment encodes these proteins:
- a CDS encoding YccF domain-containing protein, producing the protein MKTLLNIIWLVLSGFWLFLGYMLAALIMFVLIVTIPWGIAAARIGVYALWPFGKTVVPTPTAGVGSFLGNVIWVVLAGWWIALEHLLSGIALCITIIGIPFGIANFKLIPVALMPLGKQIVDRP; encoded by the coding sequence ATGAAGACCCTCCTCAATATCATCTGGCTCGTGCTCTCGGGCTTCTGGCTGTTCCTCGGCTACATGCTGGCGGCGCTCATCATGTTCGTGCTCATCGTCACCATTCCCTGGGGAATCGCGGCGGCGCGGATCGGCGTCTACGCGCTCTGGCCGTTCGGCAAGACCGTGGTCCCCACGCCGACCGCCGGCGTCGGGTCTTTCCTGGGCAACGTCATCTGGGTGGTGCTGGCCGGCTGGTGGATCGCCCTCGAGCATCTGCTCTCCGGCATCGCGCTGTGCATCACGATCATCGGCATCCCGTTCGGGATTGCCAACTTCAAGCTGATCCCGGTTGCGCTCATGCCGCTCGGCAAGCAGATCGTCGACAGACCGTAA
- a CDS encoding N-formylglutamate amidohydrolase — MSSTYFRVTDLSATSPVILHAPHGGQLIPTEHLPAYVISSAELEAEKMNAVGMGVLYTHGSHGQEIRDLARTDQTALMHHFKSYSAALTDLVNATLRQHGRALIIDMHSYPEHALAYELHADRPRPELCIGFEQFHAPADFVHTVTDAFAHLHALPNGPFAGAYVPLEHYGTDSRVNAVMLEIRRDLYMDEDTLALKPAPFRELQESLQKLVNTLAGEPQ; from the coding sequence ATGTCATCCACGTATTTCCGCGTCACTGACCTGTCGGCCACCTCGCCGGTCATTCTGCACGCCCCGCACGGCGGCCAGCTGATCCCAACCGAGCACCTCCCTGCCTACGTCATCTCCTCGGCCGAGCTCGAGGCCGAGAAGATGAACGCGGTCGGCATGGGCGTGCTCTACACGCATGGCTCCCACGGGCAGGAAATTCGCGACCTTGCCCGCACTGACCAGACGGCACTCATGCACCACTTCAAAAGCTATTCCGCGGCCCTCACCGACCTCGTGAACGCCACCCTGCGCCAGCACGGCCGGGCCCTCATCATCGACATGCACTCCTACCCCGAACACGCGCTGGCCTACGAGCTGCACGCCGACCGGCCCCGCCCCGAGCTGTGCATCGGTTTCGAACAATTCCACGCCCCGGCAGACTTCGTGCACACCGTAACGGATGCCTTCGCCCACCTTCACGCCCTCCCCAACGGCCCCTTCGCTGGCGCCTACGTTCCCCTCGAGCACTACGGAACGGATTCCCGCGTGAACGCGGTCATGCTCGAGATTCGCCGTGACCTCTACATGGATGAGGACACCCTGGCTCTCAAACCCGCGCCGTTCCGCGAGCTGCAGGAGTCGCTCCAGAAATTGGTGAACACCCTGGCAGGCGAGCCGCAGTAG
- a CDS encoding SRPBCC family protein produces the protein MTSYTTLERSTVIHASADSINPFVSDFSRWVVWSPWDGREPDLKRTYGGVQGTVGATYAWDGSGKAGAGTMTATAITPTAVDVELAFTRPFKSCSAVHFSLSEHSGATTVVWTMTIPKTVASRAFGVMMNMEKMIGSDLAKGLSSLKQVVES, from the coding sequence ATGACCAGCTACACCACGCTCGAGCGATCGACAGTGATTCACGCGTCCGCCGACTCGATCAACCCCTTCGTCTCGGACTTCAGCCGATGGGTCGTCTGGTCGCCGTGGGACGGCCGTGAGCCCGACCTCAAACGAACCTACGGCGGGGTTCAGGGAACGGTCGGTGCGACGTATGCCTGGGACGGCAGCGGCAAGGCCGGCGCCGGCACGATGACGGCGACCGCCATCACGCCCACGGCCGTTGACGTTGAGCTCGCGTTCACGCGCCCGTTCAAGTCCTGCAGCGCCGTGCACTTCTCGCTCTCCGAACACAGCGGCGCCACCACCGTGGTGTGGACCATGACGATCCCGAAGACGGTCGCTTCGCGCGCCTTCGGGGTCATGATGAACATGGAGAAAATGATCGGCTCCGACCTGGCCAAGGGGCTGTCCTCGCTCAAGCAGGTCGTCGAAAGCTAA
- a CDS encoding response regulator produces the protein MTPPIRVLVVEDEPLTAEAHSAYVGRLEGFVLAGTVRTGQNALRILTEQAAAGTPIDLVLMDMNLPDLHGLDVSRRIRSAGLATDIIAITAVRELQAVRGAIAAGVVQYLIKPFTYATFAKKLVSYRDFRQQLEASSSVTTQTDLDQAFASLRSPTDVPRPKGLADDTLHRVTDHLKAQRSPVSASEVTEALGMSRVTARRYLEFLADSGPVLRAPRFGTPGRPENEYSWRR, from the coding sequence ATGACCCCACCGATTCGCGTGCTCGTTGTCGAAGACGAGCCGCTCACCGCCGAGGCGCACTCCGCTTACGTGGGCCGCCTCGAGGGTTTCGTGCTCGCCGGAACCGTGCGCACCGGGCAGAACGCGCTGCGCATCCTCACCGAACAGGCCGCCGCCGGCACCCCGATCGATCTCGTGCTCATGGACATGAACCTGCCCGACCTGCACGGACTTGACGTGAGTCGGCGCATCCGTTCGGCGGGACTGGCCACGGACATCATTGCGATCACCGCGGTGCGAGAGTTGCAGGCCGTGCGCGGGGCGATTGCGGCCGGTGTGGTGCAGTACCTGATCAAACCGTTCACGTATGCCACGTTTGCGAAAAAGCTCGTGAGCTACCGCGATTTTCGGCAGCAGCTGGAGGCATCGTCGAGCGTGACCACGCAGACGGACCTCGACCAGGCGTTCGCGAGCCTGCGCTCCCCCACCGACGTGCCACGCCCCAAGGGCCTCGCCGACGACACGCTGCACCGGGTGACGGACCACCTCAAGGCGCAGCGCTCCCCCGTATCGGCGAGCGAGGTGACCGAGGCGCTCGGTATGTCCCGCGTCACGGCGCGGCGCTACCTGGAGTTTCTGGCCGACTCGGGCCCAGTGCTGCGGGCCCCACGTTTCGGCACCCCCGGTCGCCCTGAGAACGAGTACAGCTGGCGACGTTAG
- a CDS encoding sensor histidine kinase, whose protein sequence is MSREWSIARRLLVAHALSIVVLTMFVGTAMFVDARDHGFDETRTRMLSVAATIADNPLTLEASASADPSAVLQAYTVAVTEDAKLDFITIMAPDGTRWTHPTPSEIGRPYSGTIARALAGRPFTEINTGTLGPSVRAVAPVVDASGSVVALVAAGVTTSNVTIALNARLPALLALAAGLLVAGSLISLALGRYLQRVTLGWGPERLAQLFVYYDSVLRSVREGLVLVDLTGKLVLYNDQAAHLLGIPPSETNRPSTALGELNLPPALGALLQSGRRTQDEVFVTDTRVLVVNQEPAVPPSSTGKNKPAARIGSVATIRDHTDLQTLGTELQSMRTLSDALRAQTHEHSNRLHTIVSLMELGRTQEALDYATTDLELSQQLTDDMVSSVDEPVISALIMGKAAQANELGITLTVTAEGTISGSELSVHDLVTVLGNLIDNALDAAASAPPPRRVTVSVSRSPDCVTVEVADSGPGIETDAAERVMQLGYSTKDSAGYGRGLGLALVRQAVERLGGTLAVSRRDGAVFTVTIPTTTAPTVPLATAGTDIGGPAVERAAGPAGPPQGAPS, encoded by the coding sequence GTGAGCCGCGAGTGGAGCATTGCCCGTCGCCTGCTCGTCGCCCACGCGTTGTCGATCGTGGTGCTCACCATGTTCGTGGGCACGGCCATGTTCGTCGATGCGCGCGACCATGGCTTCGACGAGACCAGGACACGGATGCTGTCGGTCGCCGCAACAATCGCCGACAACCCCCTCACCCTGGAGGCCAGCGCCTCCGCCGACCCGAGTGCTGTGTTGCAGGCGTACACGGTCGCCGTCACGGAGGACGCCAAGCTCGACTTCATCACGATCATGGCGCCGGACGGAACCCGGTGGACGCACCCCACCCCGAGCGAGATCGGTCGACCGTACTCTGGCACGATTGCCCGCGCCCTCGCCGGCCGCCCGTTCACCGAGATCAATACCGGAACGCTCGGGCCATCCGTTCGCGCCGTGGCCCCCGTCGTTGACGCGAGCGGGTCGGTCGTGGCGCTCGTGGCCGCTGGGGTCACCACGAGTAACGTCACCATCGCTCTCAATGCCCGACTGCCGGCCCTACTCGCCCTCGCCGCCGGGCTGCTGGTGGCAGGCTCGCTCATATCATTGGCGCTCGGTCGCTACCTGCAGCGGGTGACGCTCGGTTGGGGTCCCGAGCGGCTCGCCCAGCTCTTCGTGTACTACGACTCGGTGCTGCGCTCGGTGCGCGAAGGCCTCGTCCTCGTGGACCTCACCGGCAAGCTCGTGCTCTACAACGACCAGGCCGCGCACCTGCTCGGCATTCCGCCCAGCGAGACGAACCGCCCGAGCACGGCACTGGGCGAACTCAATCTGCCACCGGCGCTCGGCGCCTTACTGCAGAGTGGACGCCGCACGCAGGACGAGGTCTTTGTCACCGACACGCGTGTGCTGGTCGTCAACCAGGAACCGGCCGTGCCCCCGTCAAGCACCGGCAAGAACAAGCCAGCGGCTCGCATCGGTTCGGTCGCCACCATTCGCGATCACACCGACCTGCAGACGCTCGGCACCGAGCTGCAATCCATGCGCACGCTCTCCGATGCCCTCCGCGCGCAGACGCACGAGCACTCCAATCGCCTGCACACGATCGTGTCGCTCATGGAGCTCGGTCGCACGCAGGAAGCCCTCGATTACGCCACGACCGACCTTGAGCTGAGCCAGCAGCTCACCGACGACATGGTGAGTTCCGTCGACGAACCCGTGATCAGCGCCCTGATCATGGGCAAGGCGGCGCAGGCCAACGAGCTGGGAATCACCCTCACCGTCACGGCCGAAGGAACGATCTCCGGCTCCGAACTGTCGGTGCACGACCTGGTGACCGTTCTCGGAAATCTCATCGACAACGCGCTCGATGCCGCGGCATCCGCCCCGCCACCCCGCCGGGTCACCGTGAGCGTGAGCCGCTCACCCGACTGCGTCACCGTTGAAGTCGCCGACAGCGGGCCCGGCATCGAAACGGATGCCGCGGAGCGTGTGATGCAGCTCGGCTACAGCACCAAGGACAGCGCCGGCTATGGCCGCGGTCTCGGACTCGCGCTCGTGCGGCAGGCCGTGGAGCGCCTGGGCGGAACCCTCGCCGTGAGCCGCCGCGACGGTGCCGTGTTCACCGTGACGATCCCCACGACCACTGCTCCCACCGTGCCGCTGGCCACCGCCGGGACCGACATCGGTGGCCCTGCCGTCGAGCGTGCCGCCGGGCCGGCCGGACCGCCGCAGGGAGCGCCTTCATGA
- a CDS encoding cation:dicarboxylate symporter family transporter — translation MALSSSPRSVKPRKRIDRSHYLYMAVVVAVLLGIVVGLVWGGPDGFAVKLKPMGDAFVSLIKMMIAPVIFCTIILGIGSIAKAATVGRVGGLALGYFVIMSTFALGIGLVVGNMIQPGSGLDLSDASYVASTAPESSFLLSIIPTTLVSSLTSGSILQTLLVALIAGFALQRMGPAGLPILQGIAHVQALVFRILIMIMWMAPLGAFGAIAAVVGSTGIQAIVSLFTLMGAFYATCILFIVVILGGLLKIVTGVNIFKLMRYLGREYLLIVSTSSSEAALPRLIAKMEHLGVSKPVVGVTVPVGYSFNLDGTAIYLTMASLFISTAMGKPMNLGEQVALLLFMIIASKGAAGVSGAGLATLAAGLQSHAPDLVGGVGFIVGIDRFMSEARALTNFTGNAVATVLIGTWTKEIDRDQVDRVLARHDPFDETTMAAHHSFEAPVDVDAQTLAERHKSVTINA, via the coding sequence ATGGCGTTGTCGTCATCCCCTCGATCGGTCAAGCCGCGCAAGCGCATTGACCGGTCCCACTACCTCTACATGGCGGTCGTCGTCGCCGTGCTGCTCGGCATTGTCGTCGGGCTTGTCTGGGGCGGCCCGGATGGCTTCGCCGTGAAGCTCAAGCCCATGGGTGACGCCTTCGTCAGCCTGATCAAGATGATGATCGCCCCGGTGATCTTCTGCACGATCATTCTGGGCATCGGCTCGATTGCCAAGGCCGCAACGGTGGGCCGGGTGGGCGGACTCGCCCTCGGCTACTTCGTGATCATGTCGACGTTCGCGCTTGGCATCGGCCTCGTGGTGGGCAACATGATTCAACCCGGATCAGGCCTCGACCTCTCCGACGCGAGCTACGTGGCCTCGACGGCTCCGGAATCCAGCTTTCTGCTGAGCATCATCCCCACGACCCTGGTCTCCTCGCTCACCTCGGGCAGCATCCTGCAGACCCTGCTCGTGGCCCTCATCGCCGGTTTTGCCCTGCAGCGGATGGGGCCGGCCGGCCTGCCGATCCTTCAGGGCATCGCACACGTGCAGGCCCTCGTCTTCCGCATTCTCATCATGATCATGTGGATGGCGCCGCTCGGTGCCTTCGGTGCCATCGCCGCTGTGGTGGGTTCCACCGGAATCCAGGCCATCGTGAGCCTCTTCACCCTCATGGGTGCGTTCTACGCCACCTGCATCCTGTTCATCGTGGTCATCCTCGGGGGGCTGCTCAAGATCGTCACAGGCGTGAACATCTTCAAGCTCATGCGCTACCTCGGCCGGGAATACCTGCTCATCGTCTCGACGTCTTCGTCCGAAGCAGCCCTCCCGCGCCTCATCGCCAAGATGGAGCACCTCGGAGTGTCGAAGCCCGTCGTGGGCGTCACCGTTCCCGTGGGTTACTCCTTCAACCTTGACGGCACGGCGATCTACCTCACGATGGCGTCGCTGTTCATCTCCACCGCCATGGGCAAGCCCATGAACCTCGGGGAGCAGGTTGCCCTGCTCCTATTCATGATCATCGCGTCGAAGGGTGCGGCCGGCGTCTCCGGTGCCGGTCTCGCCACGCTCGCCGCGGGCCTGCAGTCGCACGCTCCCGACCTCGTGGGCGGAGTTGGTTTCATCGTCGGCATCGACCGCTTCATGAGTGAGGCGCGTGCGCTCACCAACTTCACCGGCAACGCGGTCGCCACCGTGCTGATCGGAACCTGGACGAAGGAGATCGACCGTGACCAGGTGGACCGCGTTCTGGCCAGGCACGACCCGTTCGACGAGACCACGATGGCGGCGCACCACTCGTTCGAAGCCCCGGTCGACGTAGACGCGCAGACCCTCGCGGAGAGACACAAGTCGGTAACGATTAACGCCTAG
- a CDS encoding quaternary amine ABC transporter ATP-binding protein encodes MTETIAVRAEHLYKAFGRRPNEIVKQLEAGKSRAEISHLGVAAVIDASFEVKKGEIFVVMGLSGSGKSTLIRMLNGLWDATSGSVTIGDTNIAGVSGAELRDVRRKSVSMVFQHFALLPHRTVIDNVAYGLEIQGMSREQRLTKARTIIHLVGLDGWADRLPSELSGGMQQRVGLGRALAADTDVLLMDEAFSALDPLIRREMQEQLVELQADLGKTIIFITHDLNEAMFLGDRIAVMRDGRIVQIGTPEEILTDPANDYVAQFVQDVDRARVLTAASVMEPGRAVVTTNGGPRAALRTMRDFQTSAAFVLNRDGSFVGIVRDQDVLKLVKAGETDLRKIILDNAVSVSPDTPLVDLVEPSVESAMAIAVVDEKKRLLGVIPRVTLLAALGNVNTNTGTLPVIEPPSTISTSVMTETLLETDSEGNDL; translated from the coding sequence TTGACCGAAACAATTGCCGTTAGAGCAGAACATCTGTACAAGGCATTCGGCCGACGCCCGAATGAGATCGTCAAGCAGCTTGAGGCCGGAAAAAGTCGCGCCGAAATCTCACACCTCGGAGTCGCTGCCGTCATCGACGCATCTTTTGAAGTGAAGAAGGGTGAGATCTTTGTGGTCATGGGCCTGTCCGGCTCCGGAAAATCCACGTTGATCCGCATGCTCAACGGTCTGTGGGACGCCACTTCAGGCAGCGTCACCATCGGTGACACCAACATTGCCGGCGTTTCAGGCGCGGAACTGCGCGACGTGCGACGCAAGAGCGTCTCCATGGTGTTCCAGCACTTCGCCCTGCTGCCGCACCGCACGGTGATCGACAACGTTGCCTACGGCCTCGAGATCCAGGGCATGTCCCGCGAGCAACGCCTGACCAAGGCGCGCACCATCATCCATCTCGTCGGGCTCGACGGCTGGGCCGACCGCCTGCCGTCCGAACTCTCCGGTGGAATGCAGCAGCGGGTCGGCCTCGGCCGTGCGCTCGCCGCCGACACCGATGTGCTCCTGATGGACGAGGCCTTCTCGGCTCTCGACCCGCTCATCCGCCGCGAAATGCAGGAACAGCTCGTCGAGCTGCAGGCCGACCTGGGCAAGACCATCATCTTCATCACTCACGACCTCAACGAGGCCATGTTCCTCGGCGACCGCATTGCGGTTATGCGCGACGGCCGGATCGTTCAGATCGGCACGCCGGAAGAGATCCTCACCGACCCGGCCAACGACTACGTTGCCCAGTTTGTGCAGGACGTCGACCGCGCCCGGGTGCTGACTGCTGCCAGCGTGATGGAGCCGGGACGCGCCGTGGTCACGACCAACGGTGGCCCGCGTGCGGCCCTCCGCACCATGCGCGATTTCCAGACCTCCGCCGCTTTCGTGCTCAACCGCGACGGCAGCTTCGTCGGCATCGTGCGCGACCAGGACGTGCTCAAGCTCGTCAAAGCGGGAGAGACCGACCTGCGCAAGATCATTCTCGACAACGCGGTCTCCGTCAGCCCGGACACCCCGCTGGTCGACCTGGTCGAACCGTCGGTCGAGAGTGCCATGGCCATCGCCGTCGTCGACGAGAAGAAGCGCCTGCTCGGCGTCATTCCGCGGGTGACCTTGCTGGCCGCGCTCGGCAACGTGAACACGAACACGGGCACTCTGCCCGTGATCGAACCGCCGTCGACCATCTCCACCAGCGTGATGACTGAAACCCTGCTCGAAACAGACTCGGAAGGAAACGACCTGTGA
- a CDS encoding ABC transporter permease, with product MNDFRIPLGTWVEGFVDWVTNTFGLLFDIIRAVFKGAFEGVDFLLVSPPFWVIIVLAAALAYATRGWKFAVGTVVGLTLILGVDQWENAMDTLALVLVASVIAIAISVPLGILAAKSSAASAAIRPVLDFMQTMPAFVYLIPALILFRIGVVPGIVATIIFAMAPGVRLTELGIRGVDHEVVEAGQAFGASPSRILRQIQLPLAMPTIMAGINQVIMLSLSMVVIAGMVGAGGLGAQVVAALNRIDVALGFEAGLAVVILAIYLDRLTAALGKGGTPLGHYLTARKRRRQTAAAATEKAQDQQDQQDQQAPQLAGTTARA from the coding sequence GTGAACGACTTCCGCATTCCCCTCGGAACCTGGGTTGAAGGTTTTGTTGACTGGGTCACCAACACCTTCGGCTTGCTCTTCGACATCATCCGCGCCGTCTTCAAGGGCGCCTTCGAGGGCGTCGACTTCCTGCTGGTCTCACCGCCCTTCTGGGTGATCATCGTTCTCGCTGCCGCGTTGGCCTATGCGACCCGAGGATGGAAATTCGCCGTCGGTACCGTCGTCGGGCTGACCCTGATCCTGGGCGTCGACCAGTGGGAGAACGCGATGGACACCCTCGCCCTGGTGCTCGTTGCCAGCGTTATCGCGATCGCCATCAGCGTTCCGCTGGGAATCCTGGCCGCCAAGTCGTCCGCCGCGTCGGCCGCCATTAGGCCGGTGCTCGACTTCATGCAGACCATGCCGGCCTTCGTCTACCTGATCCCGGCGCTCATTCTGTTCAGGATCGGTGTCGTCCCCGGAATCGTTGCAACCATCATCTTCGCGATGGCACCGGGCGTGCGCCTGACCGAACTCGGCATCCGCGGCGTCGACCATGAGGTCGTCGAGGCGGGGCAGGCCTTCGGAGCGTCGCCGTCGCGCATCCTGCGTCAGATTCAGCTGCCCCTTGCCATGCCGACCATCATGGCCGGTATCAACCAGGTCATCATGCTGTCCCTGTCCATGGTCGTCATCGCCGGCATGGTCGGTGCCGGAGGCCTCGGCGCACAGGTCGTCGCTGCCCTCAACCGCATCGACGTGGCTCTCGGCTTCGAAGCCGGTCTCGCCGTGGTGATCCTCGCGATCTACCTCGATCGTCTGACGGCAGCGCTCGGCAAGGGTGGCACTCCACTGGGCCACTACCTCACGGCACGCAAGCGACGCCGGCAGACCGCCGCGGCTGCAACTGAGAAGGCGCAGGACCAGCAGGACCAGCAGGACCAGCAGGCCCCTCAGCTCGCCGGCACGACAGCCCGAGCCTGA
- a CDS encoding glycine betaine ABC transporter substrate-binding protein, whose protein sequence is MNKRSRTLIAMGAAGLLALTGCAAEADSTVGDGNSDKKDIKIAVFNGWDEGVASSELWKAILDEKGYNAELKYADVAPVFSGLSTGDYDFTLDVWAPNTHASYIEEYQDGITDLGAWNDEAKLTIAVNEDAPIDSLSELAANADKFNNRIVGIEPGAGLTKAVNEEVIPGYGLEDMEFLTSSTAAMLTELTAATEAGENIVVTLWQPHWVYSALGIKNLEDPEGALGDAEGLHAYGKSDFATDFPQAAKWLGDYKMDLDQLGSLEKAMFVDYDGSDYEPIVAKWIEDNQEYVDSLTS, encoded by the coding sequence ATGAACAAGCGTTCACGTACTCTCATAGCGATGGGAGCCGCTGGGCTCCTCGCTTTGACCGGCTGTGCGGCAGAAGCCGATTCCACGGTCGGAGACGGAAACTCCGACAAGAAAGACATCAAGATTGCCGTCTTCAACGGCTGGGACGAGGGCGTCGCGTCCTCCGAGCTGTGGAAGGCCATTCTCGATGAGAAGGGCTACAACGCCGAGCTGAAGTATGCGGATGTCGCACCCGTGTTCTCTGGTCTGTCCACCGGTGACTATGACTTCACCCTCGATGTCTGGGCGCCCAACACCCACGCGTCGTACATCGAGGAATACCAGGACGGCATCACCGACCTCGGCGCGTGGAACGATGAGGCCAAGCTCACCATCGCGGTGAACGAGGATGCCCCCATCGATTCCTTGTCCGAGCTCGCCGCGAACGCGGACAAGTTCAACAACCGCATTGTCGGTATTGAGCCTGGCGCCGGTCTGACCAAGGCAGTGAACGAGGAAGTCATCCCCGGCTACGGCCTGGAAGACATGGAATTCCTAACGTCCTCAACGGCAGCCATGCTGACCGAGCTGACCGCCGCAACGGAAGCCGGCGAGAACATCGTCGTCACCCTGTGGCAGCCGCACTGGGTCTACAGCGCCCTGGGCATCAAGAACCTTGAAGACCCTGAGGGAGCGCTCGGCGACGCCGAGGGCCTGCACGCGTACGGCAAGTCGGATTTCGCGACGGACTTCCCCCAGGCCGCAAAGTGGCTCGGCGACTACAAGATGGACCTCGACCAGCTCGGTTCGCTCGAGAAGGCCATGTTCGTCGACTACGACGGCAGCGATTATGAGCCGATCGTAGCGAAGTGGATCGAAGACAACCAGGAGTACGTCGACTCGCTCACGAGCTAG
- a CDS encoding DUF1801 domain-containing protein, protein MTAPIPAATTIAAYVEKQSEPLASVVTALRAKFDMGLPETSTELWHGHPVWLDDGIPVAGIKAYPTFVTVLFWRGQAISDASGKLNASGSAEMSEFKLHGPDDLDDTLFDGWLHQISELQAE, encoded by the coding sequence ATGACTGCCCCCATCCCGGCGGCAACGACCATAGCCGCTTACGTCGAGAAGCAGAGCGAGCCGCTTGCGAGCGTCGTCACCGCCCTGCGGGCGAAGTTCGACATGGGGCTGCCGGAGACCTCCACGGAGCTGTGGCACGGGCATCCGGTCTGGCTGGATGACGGAATTCCGGTCGCTGGCATCAAGGCGTACCCCACGTTCGTCACCGTGCTGTTCTGGCGCGGCCAGGCGATCAGCGATGCCTCAGGCAAGCTCAATGCGAGCGGATCAGCCGAGATGAGCGAGTTCAAGCTGCACGGCCCCGACGACCTCGATGACACCCTGTTCGACGGCTGGCTGCACCAGATCAGCGAGCTCCAGGCCGAATAA
- a CDS encoding APC family permease, with protein MPDAVRSPIHARRNRFRRVFASRGVLLVAFAFSVMADPVSSVAYAVEAALRALGGDLSLLLATMGLVVAIIALVIVNYRQLISRYPKGGGASAAVGQAFGDGWSFIPIGALVVDFVLTIAVSVSAGASAAIAYFPALAPWRIEIATVLLLVVAAATLFGHLGRVIFAGMTLTFIVLTAAVLLYGLGVTPQAMGTITDTAPHVPIVAVLLAFPVAMALATGVEAPSTAIAELGQLDDAGRRRFGRLTLWLTLGVVGTITIGLAVELVHLRIGIPGPNTTQIAELARVVAPAPLFGAFQLATALLLLAAASSAFQAGPGMLKALARHARSDGRIVGILPAALGRTNSRQTPFWGVATFTVLSAAIVIIAGASDQSLVLFYAVAVFLSFLGGLLAMARFSFREGRRASLFLNVVGAVVVLFTLIMNLSRGLPLISLGAALVISTVLHQIWVRSGRPEGVRSIQAASTVKS; from the coding sequence GTGCCCGACGCTGTTAGATCACCCATTCACGCCCGCCGCAACCGGTTTCGCCGGGTGTTCGCCTCCCGGGGAGTGTTGCTGGTGGCATTCGCCTTCTCCGTGATGGCTGACCCCGTGTCGTCTGTCGCCTATGCGGTTGAGGCGGCCCTGCGGGCGCTGGGCGGCGACCTTTCGCTGTTGCTGGCCACGATGGGTCTCGTGGTCGCGATCATCGCCCTCGTCATCGTGAATTACCGCCAACTGATCTCGCGCTATCCCAAGGGCGGTGGGGCATCCGCCGCAGTCGGTCAAGCCTTTGGCGACGGCTGGTCGTTCATCCCGATTGGCGCTCTTGTGGTGGACTTCGTCCTGACGATCGCCGTGAGCGTTTCAGCCGGAGCATCGGCTGCAATCGCCTACTTTCCGGCGCTCGCCCCGTGGCGGATCGAAATAGCCACTGTTTTGTTGCTCGTCGTCGCAGCGGCGACGCTGTTCGGACATCTCGGTCGCGTCATCTTCGCCGGAATGACCCTCACTTTCATCGTGCTGACAGCCGCGGTCCTGCTCTACGGGCTGGGAGTCACGCCACAGGCGATGGGAACGATCACCGACACCGCTCCCCACGTACCGATCGTGGCCGTGCTGCTTGCCTTCCCGGTCGCTATGGCCCTGGCCACCGGGGTCGAGGCCCCATCCACGGCCATCGCCGAGCTCGGCCAACTCGACGATGCCGGCCGGCGGCGGTTCGGGAGGCTCACCCTGTGGCTGACGCTTGGCGTGGTCGGCACCATAACAATCGGGCTCGCCGTCGAGCTGGTACACCTCAGGATCGGAATCCCGGGGCCGAACACAACCCAAATCGCTGAGCTTGCCCGGGTGGTGGCACCCGCGCCGCTCTTTGGCGCCTTCCAGCTGGCCACCGCCTTGCTGTTGCTCGCGGCCGCGAGTTCGGCGTTTCAGGCCGGGCCGGGGATGCTCAAGGCGCTTGCTCGGCACGCCCGATCGGACGGCCGGATCGTCGGGATCCTGCCGGCGGCCCTGGGACGTACCAATAGTCGGCAAACACCGTTTTGGGGAGTGGCGACCTTTACCGTCCTGTCGGCGGCGATCGTGATCATCGCCGGCGCCAGTGATCAGAGCCTGGTCTTGTTCTATGCCGTGGCCGTGTTCTTGAGCTTCCTGGGCGGGCTGCTGGCCATGGCCAGGTTCTCGTTTCGGGAGGGGCGGCGGGCCTCCCTCTTCTTGAACGTTGTGGGGGCGGTCGTCGTGTTGTTCACGCTGATCATGAACCTGTCGCGCGGCCTGCCGCTGATCAGTCTCGGGGCAGCCCTGGTGATCTCAACCGTCTTGCACCAGATTTGGGTTCGGTCGGGCCGGCCCGAGGGCGTGCGCAGCATCCAGGCGGCCAGCACCGTCAAGTCCTGA